Below is a genomic region from Pirellulales bacterium.
GTCCCCTTCTGGCAGCAGCACTTGGGCTTTGCAACAGCCGCCGACTTGGCACAGCAGGCCGGCTTCGGTTGGCAACAGGCACGCACCGGCTCGACGCGCTGCTGGCAACAGCCGCAACATTTCTTCGCGACCGTCGGAGCTAGAGTTGCGCCTTGGCAGGCGACGGTGCCGACGGGCACAACGCTGGCCAGCAGCACCAGAGGTGCCAGCAGGCAGGCGATCCAGCGGTTGCGGACGCGTCGTCGCATGCGGAGTTCCCAGAAACGGAAGAGGCCACGCGCCCCAATTGTCGAGGGGTTTCAAGCACAAGTCAAGCTCGGGCCCGCGGATCAAACAGAAGTTATTGGCCTCGAACTAATATCTTACGGTAGCATTGGTTACATTGCAGGAAAGAATCGCCATCGCCAGGTCTTGTCGGCAACGCTGGCGGCCGACGCTTGCGGGTAATCGAGTTCGAGGTTCGTCGCTCTGCAAATCGCTCGGGTCACGAGTGGATCACGCTTCGCTCTCCCACCGCGTTTGCCACGCATCGTGTTGACTGTTCCTTTGGCGCCGAAGCGGTGACCGGGCGTCGTCACATCCTTTACACCGTGAGAGTGGTCAGCCGTTGGTCGCTATTATCGAACGTCGCCCCCGGCGAGCTATGATAAATCCTGGTTACGAATCCGAGATTGTCCGCAAAACACTTCCGCCGTCACGAGTACGTCGCATGTCTCGAGTCTACGCGCTACGGATAATGGCTTGTTGGCTGCTGGCTAACCTTCCGAGCGGCCAACCCATGTCAAGCGCGCACGCCGCGGAGCCAGCAACCGACGCTGTGCAGCGAACGGCAATCGCCGACGCGCCCCACGTCGCGGCCACGCGCGGCTACCAGTTGTTGCGTAGCAAAGCCTATTTGCCGGCTGAGTTTCCCGAGTCGGCGTTCGAGAATATCTGGCGCACCTGGCCCGCAGGGCTGAAAGCGATCGCCAAGAAAGCCAGCGCCGACGAACGCCGCCACATGGAACTCGCGCGCTACGGGCTCGTGCCTGCGCCCGAGGCCCCGAACGGCATTCCCATGGCCTACGTTGCCGATGGCAAAGGGGGCTGGTCCCTGACGTGTCTCTCCTGTCACGGCGGAAAAGTTGCCGGTCGGTCGATGCCAGGCCTGGGGAACTCGCATTTCGCCTTCAAGACACTTACGCACGAAGTGATTCGTTCCTGGATGTTGGACAAAGGCAAGCCCGAGCCCTGGCAGTTGAGCCGCTTGACCGCGTACCTTGGGCAGAGCAACGGCACGATCGACGCCCAGGTCTTCAGCATTCAGCTGACGGCCCTACGCGACGATGAAATGAACGTTCGCTTTGACGCGCCGATGCCTCCCTACACACATCACGATCTCGACGCGCCGCCGCTGTGGAACGTAAAGAGAAAGCAGCGGCTCTACATCGACGGGTTTGCCGAGAAGACACCGCGAACAATCATGCAATTCTCGCTTTACCCGGCCAATGACAGCGCGACGATAAAAGGTTGGGAAGAAGACTTCCGCGACATACTGGCCTGGATCGAATCGCTCGAAGCACCGAAGTACCCCTATGCGATCGACCACGATCTTGCGGCACGCGGCGAGCCGATCTTTCGTCGCACCTGCGCCGAATGCCACGGCACGTACGGCGCCGGCGGCAAGTATCCTGAAAAGATGGTGCCCCTGGACGTCGTCAACACCGATCCGCTCCGGCTCTCGGGCATGCCGCCGGAACACCGGCGCCGCTTTTCGAGTGGCTGGCTCGGCGAAGGAGGAAAGCGCACGGCGATTGTCGAGCCCACGGGCTACATCGCCCCGCCGCTCGATGGGATCTGGGCCTCGGCCCCCTACTTGCACAATGGCTCAGTGCCGACATTATGGCATCTGTTCCATGTCGACGCGCGGCCCGTGGTTTGGCTGCGTAGCGAAGACGGCTACGATCAGGCTCGTGTCGGGCTGGAAGTGACGACCTTTGCCGATCTGCCTGGAGCGGCCGCGGGGGACGCTGTGGAACGGCGCCGCTACTACGATACCCGCTTGTCGAGCAAAAGCGCCGCCGGACACGAATTTCCCGAAGAGCTTGCGGACGCTGACAAGCTGGCGGTCATCGAGTATTTGAAAACACTCTGAACGAGCCAAGAACACGATAGAACGGGCATCGTAATGCCTGACATTTTGCAACGCAGTCCGTCTCTATTGATGACGGCCGACCAACCTTGAGGTGCTGCCTTGAAATTTGCTCGCTTGTTTCTGATCGTATGTGCCGCGTGCCTGTCGCTGAGTGCGGCATACGCTGTGGCGGAAGCCCCTGCATCGGTTCCCTTCACGACGGTCGAAGATGTGGTCTACGGCCACAAGGATGGCCTGGCCCTGACGATGGACGTGTTCACGCCAAAAGAGAATGCCAAGGGGATCGGCATTGTGTTGGTCTCCAGCGGCGGTTGGAAATCGCACAAGTCTAACGTGCTGGCCGACGAAGAACCGCGGCGCAAAACCGAGCATTGGATCCAAGGTTTGCTGGGGGGCGGCTACACGCTGTTCATTGCGCGCCACGGCAGCGGACCGCGCTACTTCGTCCCCGAAATGGTCGAAGACATTCGCCGGGCCGTGCGGTTTGCTCGCCTGCATGCCGCCGATTACCACGTCGATCCAGACCACCTGGGCATCACCAGCGGTTCCTCCGGCGGACACTTGGCGCTGATGGTCGGACTAACCGGTGACGACGGGAATCCCGATTCCAAAGACATCGTCGAACGGCAAAGCAGCCGCGTGCAGGCGATCGTGGCCTGGTTCCCCCCCACAGACATGATCAACTGGGGATCGGCCAACGGCTACACGACGATCGAAAAGCTGCGGCCGGGCTTCTTCAAAGGGCTGTTCGGCGAAGTAACCGATGTCGAAGCGCAGTTGCGATCGATTTCGCCCATCTACCATCTCAATCCGGGCGATCCGCCCGTGCTACTGGTACACGGTGACAAGGATAAAACCGTTCCCTTGCAGCAATCGGAAATCTTCAAGGCGAAGTGCGAGGAAATTGGCGTGCCCGTGGAACTGATCGTGCAACCAGGGGGCGGCCACACCTGGTGGCCCGGCATCCTGACTCAGTATGGGGCGGTGACCGCCTGGTTCGATCGATATCTGAAGAAGTAAGTCGCGTAATACCATGGCCACGCCGCGCAATCATCGCCGGGCGCGCAGGGCGCCGTCGTCGCCCGACGCCGTTCCGCGCGGCGTGGGCCCCGTCATTGCCGCGATCGGTTTTCTGCTTGTCTACGCGCTGATTTTTTTTCTGGCGCCGATTCCTGAGCTTAAAGATCAAGAGCATCCTGCCGGCCTGTCGCGTGGCGCCCTGCTGACGAAAGAGCTCTTGCTGTTCGACGACGTCGTACTGGGCGCTCGCGATTCCGAGGGAGTCCGCGTATCCGGCGGTTGGTTCGGCGTGCCGGCGGAATTTGCCATGGGCGATCGCTTGCGGGTGCTCTTGCCTGCACTCGCCATGCTCGCGGTTTGCGGACTGGCCGGTTGGCTGCTGCTGAACCTGGCACGTATCGATCGTGGGATAACCTCCCTGGAGACGATTTTCTTTTCCTGCTGCGTCGGGTGTAGCGCCCTGTCGCTCTATACGTTCGGCGTGGGATTGGCGGGCGGCTTGCACGCGCGGTGGCTGTTTCTCGCGCCGGCGGCGGTCATAGTTCTGCTCGGCCTGTACCGACTGCGGCGCGTTTTCGGTAGTGCAACGACGGCCCGAGATCCAGACCTGTCGTCGGGCGAGTCGGCAGGCGAGCAGCAGGCGGTCAATCACTGGCTATGGTGGGGCGTGCCCTTTGTCGCCGCCATCATGCTGGGCGGCACGCTGACACCGATCGAGTTCGACGTCCTCGAATATCACCTGCAAGCGCCAAAGGAATTTTACCAGCAGGGCGCGATCGGCTTCTTGCCGCATAATGTGTATGCCAACATGCCGCTGGGCAGCGAAATGTTGAGCCTGGCGGCCATAAGCGCCGTGGGGGATTGGTGGTTCGGTGCGCTCGTGGGGAAGGCTCTCATCGCATTGGCCGCGCCGCTCACGGCGCTGGGTCTGTTGGCCGCTGGCCGGCGATTTATCGATCCGACGTGCGGCGTTGTTGCGGCGCTAACCTATATTTCCATCCCCTGGATAACGCGCGTCTCGGCCCTAGGACTCGTCGAGGGTGTGTCCGCGCTTTATTTATGGGGTACGGTCTATGCGATGTTGCTGTGGTTGCGCCGGCAGATGGCCGAGCGTATGTCGCTCGTGGCGCTGGCCGGATTTCTGGCCGGCTCGGCTGCAGCGTGCAAATATCCGAACGTCGTATTCGTTTTGGTCCCCGCCACGCTCGTGGTTGCCTTGCGCAGTTGGATCGTCGCGGCCAGGCAAGAGCCGACCAGAAGATGGTCGGCCCGGTTCCTGTCGCCGGCATGTTTTTTGATCGCCGCGTTCGTCGCCTGCGGTCCGTGGTTTGCCAAGAACTGGCTCCTGACCGGTAATCCGACATATCCGCTAGCCTATAAGATCTTCGACGGTCGCACGCGCACCGACGAACTCGATGCACAATGGAATCGGGTCCACCGCCCCCCCGGCTTTGCACCGTGGCGAGTGTTCGATTCGGCAGCCAACATCGCCTGGCGAAGTTCCTGGCTGAGCCCCTTGGTGCTGCCCCTGGCGATTTTAGGAGTGTTGGGCACCTGTCATCGGCGGCTAGCGATTGGGCTGTGCCTGTACGCGACGTTTGTTTTTGCCACCTGGTGGTTGTTTACGCATCGCCTGGATCGCTTCTGGGTACCCATCTATCCAGTGCTGGCATTACTGGCAGGCTGCAGTGCGGCGCGCGTCGCAACACTTGGCTGGCACGTGCCACTAAAGATTTTTCTGGCGGCCGGCCTGGCGGTGAACTTGCTGGTGATCGTGGCTGGTGGCGGAGGGGACAACGCCTACTTTGTCAGCTTGGAGCGTTTGCAAAAGGATACGGACCGCATCCACGATTGGCATCAATATCTCAACGATCACCTATCGCGGGACGATGTCGTGCTGGCGGTCGCCGACGCCGTGGTCTTCGATCTTAAGATGCCCGTCCTCTACTCCACGGTCTTCGACCAGGATCTGCTAGAGGAGCTTACGCGGGGCCGCACCGCCGAAGAACGTCGTCAAGCGCTTGCCGAATTGGGCGTGCGTTATGTCGTCGTTGATTGGAGCGAGATTGCACGCTACCGCTCGCCGGGCAACTATGGATTCACCGACTTTATCACGCCCGCGCTATTCGAAGAGTTGGTGAGCCAGCAGGTTCTCGATCCGCCGCTGCGGCCGGGGAAACTGGCCCAGACTGCGCCCGGATATGACATCTATCCAGTACAGGCTGCTAGCACTGCTAGTGAGAGTTCGGCACGCCCCCATTCACCCGAACGCGCGCCTCACTGATATTGTCCGCAGCTTCTCGGTGGCGTAGACTGCCCCCTCAGCCGATTAGGCGGCCCTGGCGGGTCATGGATGCATCGCCCGTAGTTGAGAGTAGCACCGAATGGAATCGAGCGCTAAGGTTCGCAATGTGTCCCGGGAAGGGACGGGCAGTCAGCGTGCTCCCGATTTTTACGATTCGAGCCCGGACTCGAATGGTTGCGCCATGGATGTGCGCCAAGCGATGGCGCGCACCCAGCAGTGGCTGCTCGAACAGCAGCAAGCTGACGGCCATTGGGTCGCTGAACTCGAAGGCGACACAATCCTCGAGAGCGAATACATCCTCCTGCTGGCGTACTTGGGGCGCCATCAGTCGACGGTCGCGCGCAAGGCGGCAAAGTATATCTTGGGGCGGCAGATGCCCTCGGGCGGATGGTCGCTTTTTCCTGGCGGGCGCATGGATATCAGCGTTAGCGTGAAGGCCTACTTTGCGCTAAAGTTGACCGGCCACGATACTTCGTCGGACCACATGCAGCGTGCGCGCAGCGCGATTCGCGCTGCGGGGGGCGCCGATGCCGTCAATAGTTTTACCCGCTTCTACCTGGCGCTATTGGGACAGATTCCCTACGACGCTTGCCCGTTCGTGCCACCCGAAGTCGTGCTGTTGCCGCGCTGGTTCCCGATCAATCTGTATTCGGTAAGCGCCTGGACACGGACGATTCTGGTGCCGCTGTCGATCATGTCGGCCTGCCAGCCCACGGCTACGCTCGATCCGCAGCTATCGATACGCGACTTGTTTCTCAGAGAACCGCAGGATTGGCCGCCGCTGCGCTGCCCCGGGCTCAAAGGAGGCACCGGCCCGCTAAGCTGGGACCGGTTCTTCCGCGTCGTGGATTCGGCGCTGCACTTCTGCCAGCGGTGGAAGCTGCACCCCTCGCGGCGTCGCGCGCTCGAAGAGGCCAAGCGTTGGATGATCGAACGCTTTGCAGGGAGCGACGGTCTGGGGGCGATTTATCCGCCCATGGTATGGAGCATTGTCGCCTTGCGATCGCTCGGCTACAGCGACGATTCGCCGGAACTGAAATATTGCTACGAGCGCTTGGATGGATTGCTGATCGAAGAAGACGATACGATCCGTTTGCAGCCCTGCAAGTCGCCCGTGTGGGATACCGCCATTACGTTGCGTGCCGTGACCGCGAGCGGACTGCCGGCGCGTCACGAAGCCGTGGAAAGTGCGACGCGCTGGTTATTGGATCGGCAGATCGAGCGCAAAGGAGACTGGGCCGAAACGACCAATGCCGAACCGGGCGGCTGGTGCTTCGAGTACGATAACGAGTTCTATCCGGACCTCGACGATACGTCGATGGTTTTGATGGCGCTGAATGATCAGTTTGCCACCCGGCCCGCGCGCAGTCCGTCCGGGCTGAAGGTCTTTGCCGGTCAGCAGGGTTCGCCCGCCGGCAGTTCCGAAATCCTGGAACGCACGGCGCGAGCTATCTACCGCGGCGAGCAATGGGTTTTGGCGATGCAGAATCGCGACGGGGGTTGGGGCGCATTCGATCGCAACAACGACCGCCGCTTCCTTTGTTATGTCCCTTTCTCAGATCACAACGCCGCGATCGATCCCAGCACGCCCGACCTCGCGGCTCGCGTGCTGGAGGCGCTCGGTCAATTAGGGCACCGCCAAGGGCAGCCGGCCGTGGATCGCGCGATCGCTTATCTGCGCAGCACACAAGAGCCCGACGGCAGCTGGTTTGGTCGTTGGGGCGTGAACTACGTCTATGGCACGTGGCAGGTGTTGACGGGCTTGACGGCTGTGGGAGTCACCGCGGACGATCCGGCAATCGCCGCCGGTGCCCAGTGGCTGCTGAAGTATCAACAGGCCTGCGGCGGCTGGGGAGAATCTCCCGAAAGCTACGCCGATCCTGGTCTGTGTGGGCAAGGTCCGGTCACCGCCTCGCAAACGGCCTGGGCCGTGATGGGCCTGGTCGCGGCCGGACTGCAAGATGATCCGGCTACGCTGCGCGGCGTGCGTTATCTCATCGATGCCCAGCGCGAAAATGGTCGTTGGGACGAACCGGAATTCACCGGCACGGGCTTTCCGCGCGTGTTCTACTTGCGCTATCACTGGTATCCGATTTATTTCCCGCTAATGGCTCTGGCGCAATGGGCGGCCACGGCCAACGTGTCGCTTGGCGACGGCTCGTCATTGGACAATGGTGCCTCACTAGATACATCCGCCGTGGCGTAGGACGCGTCGCCGCAACGAAACAGATTTTCCTTCCGACCCAAGGTGCAACATGCGGTTCCCGCTGTCTCTGACACGCACGATGGCAACGTACTTGCTGCGAAAGAAAATGTCCGGCGAGGAGAAATTCCCGCTGGTCCTGATGCTCGAACCGTTGCACGCCTGCAACCTCACTTGCACGGGCTGCGGTCGCATTCGCGAGTATGTCAGCACAATCCGCGACAAACTGACGGTCGACGAATGCCTGGCCAGCGTCGACGAATGCGGCGCGCCGGTTGTCAGCATTTGCGGCGGCGAGCCGATGATCTATCCCGCCATCGAAGAACTGGTGGCCAAGATCCTCGAGCGCAAGAAGCACATTTACCTCTGTACGAACGGCATGTTCATCCGCAAGAAGATCGCCGGCTTCAAGCCCTCGTCGCGATTCTTCTGGAACGTACACCTGGATGGCATGGAAGAGAGTCACGATCTGGCTGTCGAACGCAAAGGCGTGTTCGACGAAGCCATCGATGGGATCAAGGCCGCCAAAGAAGCCGGATTCCTCGTTTGCACGAATACGACCGTCTACAAAGAAACCAACATGCACGAAATTTCGGTGCTGTTGGCGTATCTCACCGAGCTCGGCGTCGACGGCTTCATGATGTCGCCCGCCTATGGCTACGACGCCGTGCAGCGCACGAATCCCGACGGCGCGCAGCAGATTTTCATGACCCGCGAGGACGTGCATGCGAAGTTCCGCGAGGCTAAACAGCTGCTGCGGCGCTTCAAGCTCAACACGTCCCCCATCTACCTGGAATTTCTGCGGGGCGAGCGCGAATTGAAATGTGCAGCCTGGGCCAATCCCACCCGCAATATCCGCGGCTGGAAGGGTCCCTGCTACCTGATCACCGACACCCATCACAAGACCTACGACGACCTGGTCCAACTCACGGATTGGGATAAGCTCGGCCGCGGCAACGATCCGCGCTGCGAGCAGTGCATGGTCCATTGTGGATTCGAGCCGGCCGCGGTCTTGGGCGTCAACAAACGCTTGGGTGATACGCTGAAGATGGCCCTCTGGCAACTCACTTAGCCTCGGCCGCCACGCCCAGGCAAGTTATGGTACGATTTTGGGACTGGGCCCTTGGGCAACTTTTGCCAGGGCCTTCCGCGGAGTCGTACTGTGAATCTGGCCTGGGTCCTCAAACGCATTCTCACGCAGCAAGCCCAGGCGAACCTGCGCGGCAAGGTTGCGCAAACCGTGCAGGAAGGTCTCGCCGGCGCCGCCGCGGGTAATACCGCAGCCAGTCCGGCCAGCGCGGATTGCGACGTTGGCCTGATATTCGCCCTGGCGGCAGAATCGGGCGGCATCGAGGACTTGCTATCTGGCACCGTCACCACCAAAGGGGATGGCTTTGTCGCCCGCAACGGAGTGCTCGACGGTCGACGTGTCGTCGTCGTACAAGCCGGAGCCGGCCGGCTGGCCGCGGTACGCGGAACGCAAGCGCTGATTCGGGGGCATCGCCCAGACTGGGTCATCTCGGCCGGATTCGCCGGCGGGCTGCGCTCCGATTTGCGCCGCGGCGATATCGTGATGGTCAACGAGATACTCGACATCTCGGGCCGACTATTGTCGATCGATATTCAGGTCCCGTCGGCACCAGGAGTTCACGTAGGCCGGCTGTTGACGGTCGACAAGATCATTCGCGATCCGGTCGAAAAGGCGGAGCTAGGCAAGACGCATGCGGCGCTGGCCGTCGATATGGAATCCTGGGCCGTCGGTGAAGTATGCCGGCAAGACAAGGTTCGCTTCCTGGCCATTCGCGTGATCAGCGACACGGTTGAAGACGCCCTGCCCGAGGACCTCGATCGGGTCATCATGCAGCGCACGACGGCAGGACGTTTGGGGGCCGCTGCCGGCACGCTGTTTCGCCGCCCTGCGAGCATCAAGGACTTGCTGCGGCTAAAGGAAGATGCTTTGGTCGCCTCGGATCGATTGGCCAAGTTCCTCAGCGGCACGATACCGCAACTTGTGCCCAAGCGCACTGTAGACGGCTGACGATCCGCACCCGCAATGGGGCGGCGGGGTGGCACGCTAGAGCGTCCCGCTCAGCTCGTGGGAAACTTCGCTTCGTAGCGCAAGTTCTCGATGAAGTGGCGCGCCTTCTCGTAGTCGTTGGCGTTGTATTCGTCGATGTTCACCTTCAACGACTGCATTAACTTTTCCGTGGCTTTGTTGATGTCGCGATAGCTCTCTGCGCCAATGAAGCCCGACGACGTGGCCCGCGCCTTGTAGAGATTGTCTAGCTCGTCAGTGATGTCGATGTACTTGGCATCCTGCAGTATGATGGGCCAATTGACGCGACCGGTATGTGGATCGAGCTGCTCGGCGTCCATGCGCTTGGGCGCGGCATCTTGAGCGATTTTGGTGATCTCGTCCATCGACAGGCGCGTGTGGTCGGCAATATAAGCGCGATGCGCCTGCCGCATCTGGTAATAGCTGTTGGTCCACTGCACGCGATTGTTGATGTCCTGACTGCGTGCCGCCGTGTAGTTTTGCGCGGCCATCGAGTTCTGCAAGTTCGCGTAGCCGGATGCGGCGATCATGCTCGCCATGCCGTATTCGGATGCCGATTGAGCAGTGCCCGGCATACCCCAGCCATAGCCGCCGCCCATGCCGCCGAAGCCGCCGTAGGGAAAGCCACCTAAGCCGCCGCCACCCATGAAGGCGTTGTTGCCGCGAACCGCAAAAGCCGCGTTCTGCGCGAACAACCACGACGGGGTTGCCCCCACGACCAGCAACATCGCTACGACCGCCGCAACGGGCATGCGCATCGATAATCCTTTCGCACGGAAAATCACCAGGTGGATCGGCCCGATCCTGCGGCGGGCTCGCACTGCCATTTTACTTCGCCGCGGAATCGTACGCGATGCGCAAATTTGCGGACTCGGCAAACGGCGCAACCGTCGGCAGAATGCCCCATATTTGTTAAGTCGGCAGGGAGTCGCGGGTAGCCGATAGACTTCCCAAATAGCCAAGTTTATACTCGGAAAAACCGTGCCACAAGCTCCGCGACCGCGAAGTTGCGCGACGTGACACGACCCCATCGCCGGTTTTCGTGTTCCTTCCCGGAGTAATCGTATGCGCCGTTTGGGCTGGATCGTCGTTGGCCTCGGCCTCTTGCTTGCGTCCGTGGATCTGGCAAAAAGCCAGGAGGCAGACGTCGCCAAGTTATCTGCGGCACTCGCCGGTGACGCGGCGGAACAAGCGGCCGACGATTTGGCACGGTTAGGACCGCGCGCCAAACCTGCGGTCCCCGCGCTTACCAAGGCCCTGGACAGCAAAGAAATCGGCCTGCGCTGGCGCGCGGCCCGCGCGCTGGGGACAGTTGGTCCCGATGCCGGTAGCGCAACAGCATCTTTGGTAGAGCACCTAACCGATCCCGAGGCCGCGGTACGTACGCAATGCGCGGCGGCGCTCGGCAAAATTGGATCGAAGAGCGAAACCGTGGTGACCGCGCTGGGCAAGGGAGTGGCCGATGAAGAGCCGCACGTTCGCCGTGCGGCCATCGCCGCGCTGCAGCGCCTGCAACCCGGACCAAAGGTGCTGATCCCGATTCTTACGCAAGTCATCAATGATTCGCAGCCCGACGTGGCGATGGCTGCGATGGCGTCGCTGGCCGAGGTCGGCGAAGCGGCGGTGCCCGGCTTGACCGAAGCGCTCGCCGATCCGAAGGCCCGTCACTGGGCTGCAGTGGTGTTGGCCGAAATCGGTCCTAGCGCGGCCGGCGCGGTGCCGGCACTGACCAAGCTCGCCACGGATCCAGAACCTGAAGTCCGCATGCAAGCCATCATCGCCCTGGGGCAAATCGGCAAGGACGCAAGTTCCTCAATCCCGGGAATAGTCGCCGCGCTCAAAGATGACCAACCAGCCGTCCGCTATGCCGCGGCCTTCGCCTTGGGCAAGTTGCGCGCCAAGGATGCCAGTGCCGCCTTGAGTAAGTTAACGGATTCTGACGACCCTACTTTGAAGCTTGTGGCCACGTGGGCCGTCGCCCGCATTCAGCCGGACGATGCCGCAGCCGTGGGCCGGGCCATGGAAGCCATTGCCGAGGGGATTCGCAGCGACGACGCTCAGCTCAGCCGTACGGCGGCCCGTGCGCTCGCCGAAATCGATACCTCGTCCGAGACGCTGACTCCGGCGATCAAGGCGGCGCTCGACGAGTTAGATCCCACCGTGCTCGAGCATCTGATGGATGCACTGAGCATTGTTGGCCCCAAGGCGGTAAACATCCTGACCGCCGCGATGAAAGACTCCAAGACGCGCGG
It encodes:
- a CDS encoding cytochrome c, producing the protein MSSAHAAEPATDAVQRTAIADAPHVAATRGYQLLRSKAYLPAEFPESAFENIWRTWPAGLKAIAKKASADERRHMELARYGLVPAPEAPNGIPMAYVADGKGGWSLTCLSCHGGKVAGRSMPGLGNSHFAFKTLTHEVIRSWMLDKGKPEPWQLSRLTAYLGQSNGTIDAQVFSIQLTALRDDEMNVRFDAPMPPYTHHDLDAPPLWNVKRKQRLYIDGFAEKTPRTIMQFSLYPANDSATIKGWEEDFRDILAWIESLEAPKYPYAIDHDLAARGEPIFRRTCAECHGTYGAGGKYPEKMVPLDVVNTDPLRLSGMPPEHRRRFSSGWLGEGGKRTAIVEPTGYIAPPLDGIWASAPYLHNGSVPTLWHLFHVDARPVVWLRSEDGYDQARVGLEVTTFADLPGAAAGDAVERRRYYDTRLSSKSAAGHEFPEELADADKLAVIEYLKTL
- a CDS encoding alpha/beta hydrolase; the protein is MKFARLFLIVCAACLSLSAAYAVAEAPASVPFTTVEDVVYGHKDGLALTMDVFTPKENAKGIGIVLVSSGGWKSHKSNVLADEEPRRKTEHWIQGLLGGGYTLFIARHGSGPRYFVPEMVEDIRRAVRFARLHAADYHVDPDHLGITSGSSGGHLALMVGLTGDDGNPDSKDIVERQSSRVQAIVAWFPPTDMINWGSANGYTTIEKLRPGFFKGLFGEVTDVEAQLRSISPIYHLNPGDPPVLLVHGDKDKTVPLQQSEIFKAKCEEIGVPVELIVQPGGGHTWWPGILTQYGAVTAWFDRYLKK
- a CDS encoding terpene cyclase/mutase family protein, with product MDVRQAMARTQQWLLEQQQADGHWVAELEGDTILESEYILLLAYLGRHQSTVARKAAKYILGRQMPSGGWSLFPGGRMDISVSVKAYFALKLTGHDTSSDHMQRARSAIRAAGGADAVNSFTRFYLALLGQIPYDACPFVPPEVVLLPRWFPINLYSVSAWTRTILVPLSIMSACQPTATLDPQLSIRDLFLREPQDWPPLRCPGLKGGTGPLSWDRFFRVVDSALHFCQRWKLHPSRRRALEEAKRWMIERFAGSDGLGAIYPPMVWSIVALRSLGYSDDSPELKYCYERLDGLLIEEDDTIRLQPCKSPVWDTAITLRAVTASGLPARHEAVESATRWLLDRQIERKGDWAETTNAEPGGWCFEYDNEFYPDLDDTSMVLMALNDQFATRPARSPSGLKVFAGQQGSPAGSSEILERTARAIYRGEQWVLAMQNRDGGWGAFDRNNDRRFLCYVPFSDHNAAIDPSTPDLAARVLEALGQLGHRQGQPAVDRAIAYLRSTQEPDGSWFGRWGVNYVYGTWQVLTGLTAVGVTADDPAIAAGAQWLLKYQQACGGWGESPESYADPGLCGQGPVTASQTAWAVMGLVAAGLQDDPATLRGVRYLIDAQRENGRWDEPEFTGTGFPRVFYLRYHWYPIYFPLMALAQWAATANVSLGDGSSLDNGASLDTSAVA
- the hpnH gene encoding adenosyl-hopene transferase HpnH, with protein sequence MRFPLSLTRTMATYLLRKKMSGEEKFPLVLMLEPLHACNLTCTGCGRIREYVSTIRDKLTVDECLASVDECGAPVVSICGGEPMIYPAIEELVAKILERKKHIYLCTNGMFIRKKIAGFKPSSRFFWNVHLDGMEESHDLAVERKGVFDEAIDGIKAAKEAGFLVCTNTTVYKETNMHEISVLLAYLTELGVDGFMMSPAYGYDAVQRTNPDGAQQIFMTREDVHAKFREAKQLLRRFKLNTSPIYLEFLRGERELKCAAWANPTRNIRGWKGPCYLITDTHHKTYDDLVQLTDWDKLGRGNDPRCEQCMVHCGFEPAAVLGVNKRLGDTLKMALWQLT
- a CDS encoding HEAT repeat domain-containing protein, producing MRRLGWIVVGLGLLLASVDLAKSQEADVAKLSAALAGDAAEQAADDLARLGPRAKPAVPALTKALDSKEIGLRWRAARALGTVGPDAGSATASLVEHLTDPEAAVRTQCAAALGKIGSKSETVVTALGKGVADEEPHVRRAAIAALQRLQPGPKVLIPILTQVINDSQPDVAMAAMASLAEVGEAAVPGLTEALADPKARHWAAVVLAEIGPSAAGAVPALTKLATDPEPEVRMQAIIALGQIGKDASSSIPGIVAALKDDQPAVRYAAAFALGKLRAKDASAALSKLTDSDDPTLKLVATWAVARIQPDDAAAVGRAMEAIAEGIRSDDAQLSRTAARALAEIDTSSETLTPAIKAALDELDPTVLEHLMDALSIVGPKAVNILTAAMKDSKTRGPAIRALGHIGPAAKPAAADLTAALADKDPMIVSDAALALGAIGPDAAKAVPALTQLLGKPDPGSRYASILALGRIGAAAKPAVPALEKQVAAKEPMVAVAAVWAVRRVDPASRTLAKTALPVLTKMLATSDDVLHVQAASALGDLGPDARDAVPALKKLLDDPKEEVRRAATEALAQIQAAPKGK